The Thermosynechococcus sp. CL-1 genomic interval CTACCCTAGCTTGCAAAGTGGTGAGCGTGATAAATCTTAGTGAAAAGGGCTGTAACCCATGCTGAGCTACTGGATAGGGCATGGTCTGGCGATCGCCATCGGCTTGAGTCTGGGTCTATTGGGGGGCGGCGGTTCTGTCCTTGCCCTGCCAGTGCTGGTCTATGTCATGGGCATTGAAACCAAGGTCGCGATCCCGATGACGCTTGTGATTGTCGGCAGCGTCAGTTTACTGGCAGTGATTCCCCAGTGGCGGCGCGGCTACGTTAATTTGCGTCTAGCACTGATTTTTGGTTCCGCAACCATGATGGGTGCCTATCTCGGGGCGCGACTGGCAGCCTTGCCTTGGATTACCGATACGGTGCAACTCTTACTCTTTGCCGTTGCCATGATGGTGGCGGCTATTTTAATGATTCGGCGGCAACAGCGTCCCCCTGCCCCTGAACTCACCCCGCCGGAAAGTTCCCTTGAAAGCCAGCTTTATGCCCCCCCAGTCTGTAAGTACTGTTGGCTGTGGCTACCCACCGAAGGCATTGGTGTGGGTATTCTGACGGGGTTGGTGGGAGTGGGTGGGGGATTTGCCATTGTGCCTGCCCTTGTTTTATTGGGCAAAATTCCAATGCGGCAGGCGATCGGCACCTCCCTGTTGATTATTGCCGCCAATTCCGTGGCTGCGGTTTGGGGCTATCTGGGCACGGTTAGCTTGGATCCACGCTTGACCCTGACCCTCACCTTAGCCTCTGCGGGTGGTTCTGTTATCGGTAGCTATCTCAGTCACCGCATTTCTGCCAAGCGACTTCAGCAGGGCTTTGGTTACTTCTTAATTGGCATTGCGGCCTTTGTGATCCTGAAAACCCTACTGGCACCTCCCCAGCGCAGCAAAAGTTCCTCCCTACCGCCGAGGCACTACCTTACTGCATCGGTTCCCGCAAGACCAAGCCGCACCTAAGACGCTGTTTCAGGAGTCTCTGCAGCACTCTGCTGTTGCCCAATTTGATTGAGTAGCGAAAGAACGCGACTGCCCCGTTCCAGCGATCGATCCTCAATAAAGACGACCTCCGGTGTCCGCCGCAGGCGAATGCGTTGCCCCAATTCCCGTCGCACAAAGCCTGAAGCCGCCTTCAATCCAGCCATCGTTGAGCGGCGTACCTCGTCGGTGCTGTAGATACTGACGAAGATCTTGGCGTGCTGCAAATCACCGGAAACTTCCACATCGGTGACACTGACCATGCCCGCCCCCACGCGCTCATCGCGGATTTCATACATTAACAACTGGCTTACTTCCCGTTTGATTAATTCTGCTACCCGTGCCACCCGTCGTTCGGTCGCCATGGCGGGCCTCCTTTTCTCGGTTGTTGGCAAAGACTATCCTGCAACTCTCCTATCTTATCAAGACAGCTATCCCTCTGTTTCTGGTTGGCGGGCGATCGCTCAAGACTTTTATGGCAGCAACCGCTGGCAGTAGTGTTACAAAAGTTAACATTTCTTGCTGACGTTCTCTGCAAGTTGAGGACTGAATTTCCTGCTCTCTTGCTAGATTGCCACCCCTGCTCAAAAATGAGAAAGCTGAGAAACTAGGCAACAATCACCTTGATATTTCGTAAGAATTCCGCTATCACGTTAATATAGTTCTCCCGCAGCAAATGCTGATGGGAAGCTTAACCTACCCTTGGTGAACGCCAACAGCAACTAGGTAAAACCACCTACTAGCTCAAGCGTTAGCGAGGGATGGGTTTCTTATTTATGAAGCCAAATTAACAGGATGCTGGAGCGATCGCTCCTAAGTTTTAGAGAGCCGATCACGCCCTACCAGCAACTGTAAGGTTCTAAATCTGGCATCTATATCTGCAAGAGGATTTAATTCCATGACGATCGCAATTGGACGAGCGCCAGCAGAACGGGGATGGTTTGACATCCTCGACGACTGGCTCAAGCGTGACAGATTTGTCTTTGTCGGCTGGTCAGGCATCCTGCTGTTTCCCTGCGCCTACCTTGCCCTCGGGGGCTGGCTGACCGGTACCACCTTTGTGACCTCTTGGTACACCCACGGCCTCGCCTCCAGCTACCTCGAAGGCTGCAACTTCCTCACCGTTGCCGTTTCCACCCCCGCCAACAGCATGGGGCACTCCCTTCTTCTCCTTTGGGGTCCCGAAGCCCAAGGGGACTTCACCCGCTGGTGCCAACTCGGTGGTCTGTGGACCTTTATCGCCCTCCACGGCGCCTTTGGCCTCATTGGCTTCATGCTGCGGCAATTTGAAATTGCTCGCTTGGTGGGCATCCGTCCCTACAACGCCATTGCCTTCAGTGCCCCCATTGCCGTCTTTGTCAGCGTCTTTTTGATCTACCCCTTGGGGCAATCCAGTTGGTTCTTTGCCCCCAGCTTTGGGGTGGCTGCCATCTTCCGCTTCCTGCTGTTCTTCCAAGGGTTCCACAACTGGACTTTGAACCCCTTCCACATGATGGGGGTGGCCGGTGTGCTCGGCGGTGCCCTGTTGTGTGCCATCCACGGTGCCACAGTGGAGAACACCCTCTTCCAAGATGGCGAAGGCGCCAGCACTTTCCGTGCCTTTAGCCCCACCCAATCGGAAGAGACCTACTCGATGGTGACGGCGAACCGGTTCTGGAGCCAAATTTTTGGGATTGCCTTCTCGAACAAGCGCTGGTTGCACTTTTTCATGTTGTTTGTGCCCGTAACGGGGCTGTGGATGAGTGCGATTGGCGTGGTGGGTCTGGCGTTGAACCTGCGGTCTTACGACTTTATTTCCCAGGAGATTCGGGCCGCGGAAGACCCTGAGTTTGAGACGTTCTACACGAAGAACCTGCTCTTGAACGAGGGCATCCGCGCTTGGATGGCGCCCCAAGACCAACCCCATGAAAACTTTGTCTTCCCAGAAGAGGTACTCCCCCGTGGTAACGCTCTCTAGTAACTCGATTTTTGCCACCAATCGCGACCAAGAATCCTCCGGTTTCGCGTGGTGGGCCGGTAATGCTCGTCTGATTAATCTCTCCGGCAAACTCTTGGGTGCTCACGTCGCCCACGCTGGCCTGATCGTTTTCTGGGCCGGTGCCATGACCCTGTTCGAGTTGGCTCACTTCATTCCTGAGAAGCCAATGTACGAGCAAGGGCTGATCCTCATTCCCCACATTGCCACCCTTGGTTGGGGCGTTGGCCCTGGGGGTGAAGTCGTGGACACCTTCCCCTTCTTTGTGGTCGGGGTGGTGCACCTGATTTCCTCTGCTGTTCTCGGCTTTGGTGGGGTTTACCATGCCATTCGTGGCCCTGAAACCCTTGAGGAATACTCCTCCTTCTTTGGCTACGACTGGAAAGATAAAAACAAAATGACGACGATCCTCGGTTTCCACCTGATCGTCCTCGGTATTGGTGCCCTGCTGTTGGTGGCCAAAGCCATGTTCTTTGGTGGCCTCTATGACACTTGGGCACCCGGCGGTGGCGATGTCCGCGTCATTACCAACCCCACCCTTGACCCCACGGTGATCTTTGGCTACCTGCTGAAGTCTCCCTTTGGCGGTGAGGGCTGGATCGTCAGCGTCAACAATCTTGAGGACGTTGTCGGTGGTCACATTTGGATCGGTTTGATCTGCATTGCTGGTGGTATCTGGCACATTCTGACGACGCCCTTTGGTTGGGCACGCCGTGCCTTTATCTGGTCTGGGGAAGCCTATCTGTCCTATAGCTTGGGCGCCCTGTCCATGATGGGCTTCATTGCCACCTGCTTTGTCTGGTTCAACAACACGGTCTATCCCAGTGAATTCTATGGTCCTACGGGTCCAGAGGCCTCTCAGGCTCAGGCAATGACCTTCTTGATCCGTGACCAAAAATTGGGTGCGAACGTCGGTTCGGCTCAAGGCCCCACCGGTCTTGGTAAATACCTGATGCGCTCTCCCACGGGTGAAATCATCTTCGGTGGTGAAACAATGCGCTTCTGGGATTTCCGTGGTCCTTGGTTGGAGCCGTTGCGCGGTCCCAATGGTCTTGACCTCAACAAGATCAAAAATGACATTCAGCCTTGGCAAGAGCGTCGTGCCGCTGAGTACATGACCCATGCACCTCTGGGTTCTTTGAACTCCGTGGGTGGTGTGGCCACGGAAATCAACTCGGTGAACTTCGTGTCACCCCGCTCTTGGCTGGCTACGTCCCACTTTGTCTTGGCCTTCTTCTTCCTAGTGGGTCACCTGTGGCATGCGGGTCGTGCCCGTGCCGCGGCGGCTGGTTTCGAGAAGGGGATTGACCGTGAGTCTGAACCCGTACTCTCGATGCCGAGCCTTGATTAGAGTCACTGACTTCATCTAACTAAACTCAATCCTTCTTGGCTCCCATCTACGGATGGGGGTCTTTTTTTTAGCAGGACTCAATTGCCGAGTATTTTTAACAGTTGCTCAGCAATGCGATCGCTCGCTCCGGGGTCGCCCATGCGTTCTTTGCCATTGGCGGCAATTCGCGCAAGTAAAGTCGCATCTTCCCAAATCTGCCAAAGGGTCGGGATGGCTCCTTGAGGATCATCGAGTAGGAAAATCGAGTCTCCGAGAAGGCGTTTTTGGCGACTAGCAAACTCACGGGTAAACTGGGGGCCTGCACCCGCAAAGGTGATCACGGGTTTCCCTAAGCCCACACACTGCTCTGTGGCTGTGCCGGCGAGGGCAATGCCCCCTTCGGCCCAATGCAGAAATTCACGAAAGTGATGTGAACTTAAAATCAGTTGTTGCTGACCCAACTGCCATGCGCTGGTCTGGGGTAATGCACTGGCGATGGGTTGCCAACCCTCAAGGCTTTGCTCAAGCATCCGTAAATCAAGGCTGGGACTGACAGCGGCAAGACAGGTCAGCGGCTGATCGGCATAGGGCGCCAGTACCCGTAGGATCTGCTGCCAATTGCGGTAGGCCTCAGGGGCACGAGACCCCGGCAGTAGCACAATGGTTCTAGTCGTAAAAGGCGATCGCTCAGGGGGTGGCATCACTAAGTCCATCATGGGATTGCCACAGTAGTGAACCGTGTAACCGAATTGCCGCAACCCTTTAGCGGTTAACTCATCACGGACAAAAATGCCTCGACAGCGGGGCGATCGCCACAACCATCGTTCCCAAGGCAGGTAGTCACTCCCCGCCCAGCCCATGCCCCAACGATAGGGACGCCCCGTCGGGTCATATAGGTAATAGTCAGACTTAGCAGTGCCGATAAAACTATAGGTTCCCCCTGTGCCATAGGCCAGCAGTAGAGGCACAATATCCCCCACCGCTAAGAGATGCCCTACTGAGAATCGCTGCCAACGCTGAATAGCACGAACCTGCGCCCCCAACAGTCCCAGCAGCCCTGCTCTAAGATCCCGCCATAGCTGTCGCAGATCCATGTAGATAAAGCCCCCAGAGGGGAGTATTTTTCCGGGCTGCAATACAGGAATTCCCAGCCGCGTATAGGCAGACCCTAAGCCCACCAAGGGCAACGCCATTAGGTCTAAGTGTGGGCACCGCTGCCGCAAGGCCTGCAAAATCGAGCTGGCGATCGCGTCCTCACCGTGGCCATTACTCAGGCAAAGGAGTCGCTTCATGCCTGCATCAACTCAAGGGCTGTAGTAAATCGTGACCAATCATCCGCCTGATCAATGGCCTGCCAAATGTGTTCAATCTGCGGACGAGTCAGGATAAAAAGGGGATTGGCAGCCGCTAGGGTTTGGGGAAGTGCGGCTTGTTGTAACGGCGTGGCTTGCTGAAGTAGCTCAAAATAGGTTCTTTTCCAAGCCTCTAGCAATTTCTGATCTGCTGGCGTGAGGGTTGAGCTGTTACGAAAGATATGACTGGGATCTACAGCCCACTCAGGGGAGAATTCTTGCCGCAGGCTGACAAAGAATTGGGGATAACTGATGGTGCTGCGGCTGAGAAAAGCTTGGGTCTCTGCCACTAAGGGACGGCCAATTTCTAGAGGAAGATCTGCCCAACCGAGGCGCTTGAGCATGAGTTTCAAGTAGGTGGTTTGGCAGCGATCGCCAAAGGTCTTTAGGGCAGCTTGCATTTCCTCAAGGGGCATTACTGAAGACAGAGGGATTTGCAGCTTCTCCAAATTCCAAGCACAAATTGCTGGTTGATTGCCGTAGGCGTAGCGGCCATAGTAGTCAAAGTAGGCGGCTGTAAACCCCAAATCATAGTGCTCCAAAAAGACATAGGGACCATAGTCGAAGCTCTCGCCCGTAATGGCCATATTATCGGTGTTCAAAACACCGTGGCAAAACCCCGCCACCAACCACTGCGCCGCCAGATCCGCTGTGCGTGCCACTAGCTCACGATAAAAGGCACAATCCCGTTCCTTGGGGTTTGGGATCTCTAGCAAGTGGGGGTAGTAGTAGTCAATGACGTGGTCGAGCAACCGTCGAATCAAGTCCGGTCGCCGCAGATAGTGGAGCCGCTCAAAGGTACCAAAGCGAATATGGGAACGGCCAAGGCGCACTAAGACACTCGATCGCGTCGGCGATGGCTCATCCCCTCGCCAGAGGGATTCTCCCGTTTCCACCAAGCTGAGACTGCGAAAGGTGCTCACCCCCAAGCGATGCAGCAGTTCACTGGCCAAAACCTCACGGACACCGCCTTTGAGTGTCAGGCGACCATCTCCCCCCCGCGAATAGGGTGTGGTGCCAGATCCTTTCGTGCCAAGGTCATACAGTTGACCATCCACACCGCGAAACTGACCATAGAGAAACCCTCGGCCATCCCCCAAGCGAGCATTGTATTCCCCAAATTGGTAGCCGTGGTAACGCATTGCTAAAAAAGGTTCACGCCCCTGAAACTGGCCAAAGGCCGCAATAAAGTCAGCATCAGTTACCTTGGCGGGATTCAGACCCATCAGGGGTAAGAGGGCATCATTGCGAAAACGCAGAATATGCTGCGGAAAGGTTGCCGCCTGTACCTCGTCCCAGTACTCTTCCCCTAGGGAGAGAAATGCGGGTTCGTACTCAAGGTTTTGAAAGCAATGTCGAGACATTCAGAACATTCAAAGCGGACTCAGCTATTGCGGCGTCTTGGCAGTTTCCCGTTTGGACTTTTTGGGATTGGGGGGATCCACAAGGGTACGCAAGCGCGCTTGAATTTGTTGATGGCGTTCGACCCCCTCAAAGGCAAAGGGGGTGTACCCGCGATCGCGCATCAAACCACGGATATAGCGAATGCGCTCATTGGTCGGTGGGTGGGTAGAAAACCATGGTAACGGTGGCTCCTGATGACGGTATTCCTTCTT includes:
- a CDS encoding sulfite exporter TauE/SafE family protein translates to MLSYWIGHGLAIAIGLSLGLLGGGGSVLALPVLVYVMGIETKVAIPMTLVIVGSVSLLAVIPQWRRGYVNLRLALIFGSATMMGAYLGARLAALPWITDTVQLLLFAVAMMVAAILMIRRQQRPPAPELTPPESSLESQLYAPPVCKYCWLWLPTEGIGVGILTGLVGVGGGFAIVPALVLLGKIPMRQAIGTSLLIIAANSVAAVWGYLGTVSLDPRLTLTLTLASAGGSVIGSYLSHRISAKRLQQGFGYFLIGIAAFVILKTLLAPPQRSKSSSLPPRHYLTASVPARPSRT
- the psbD gene encoding photosystem II D2 protein (photosystem q(a) protein), with the protein product MTIAIGRAPAERGWFDILDDWLKRDRFVFVGWSGILLFPCAYLALGGWLTGTTFVTSWYTHGLASSYLEGCNFLTVAVSTPANSMGHSLLLLWGPEAQGDFTRWCQLGGLWTFIALHGAFGLIGFMLRQFEIARLVGIRPYNAIAFSAPIAVFVSVFLIYPLGQSSWFFAPSFGVAAIFRFLLFFQGFHNWTLNPFHMMGVAGVLGGALLCAIHGATVENTLFQDGEGASTFRAFSPTQSEETYSMVTANRFWSQIFGIAFSNKRWLHFFMLFVPVTGLWMSAIGVVGLALNLRSYDFISQEIRAAEDPEFETFYTKNLLLNEGIRAWMAPQDQPHENFVFPEEVLPRGNAL
- a CDS encoding YdiU family protein: MSRHCFQNLEYEPAFLSLGEEYWDEVQAATFPQHILRFRNDALLPLMGLNPAKVTDADFIAAFGQFQGREPFLAMRYHGYQFGEYNARLGDGRGFLYGQFRGVDGQLYDLGTKGSGTTPYSRGGDGRLTLKGGVREVLASELLHRLGVSTFRSLSLVETGESLWRGDEPSPTRSSVLVRLGRSHIRFGTFERLHYLRRPDLIRRLLDHVIDYYYPHLLEIPNPKERDCAFYRELVARTADLAAQWLVAGFCHGVLNTDNMAITGESFDYGPYVFLEHYDLGFTAAYFDYYGRYAYGNQPAICAWNLEKLQIPLSSVMPLEEMQAALKTFGDRCQTTYLKLMLKRLGWADLPLEIGRPLVAETQAFLSRSTISYPQFFVSLRQEFSPEWAVDPSHIFRNSSTLTPADQKLLEAWKRTYFELLQQATPLQQAALPQTLAAANPLFILTRPQIEHIWQAIDQADDWSRFTTALELMQA
- the rbfA gene encoding 30S ribosome-binding factor RbfA, yielding MATERRVARVAELIKREVSQLLMYEIRDERVGAGMVSVTDVEVSGDLQHAKIFVSIYSTDEVRRSTMAGLKAASGFVRRELGQRIRLRRTPEVVFIEDRSLERGSRVLSLLNQIGQQQSAAETPETAS
- a CDS encoding lipid-A-disaccharide synthase-related protein, giving the protein MKRLLCLSNGHGEDAIASSILQALRQRCPHLDLMALPLVGLGSAYTRLGIPVLQPGKILPSGGFIYMDLRQLWRDLRAGLLGLLGAQVRAIQRWQRFSVGHLLAVGDIVPLLLAYGTGGTYSFIGTAKSDYYLYDPTGRPYRWGMGWAGSDYLPWERWLWRSPRCRGIFVRDELTAKGLRQFGYTVHYCGNPMMDLVMPPPERSPFTTRTIVLLPGSRAPEAYRNWQQILRVLAPYADQPLTCLAAVSPSLDLRMLEQSLEGWQPIASALPQTSAWQLGQQQLILSSHHFREFLHWAEGGIALAGTATEQCVGLGKPVITFAGAGPQFTREFASRQKRLLGDSIFLLDDPQGAIPTLWQIWEDATLLARIAANGKERMGDPGASDRIAEQLLKILGN
- the psbC gene encoding photosystem II reaction center protein CP43, coding for MVTLSSNSIFATNRDQESSGFAWWAGNARLINLSGKLLGAHVAHAGLIVFWAGAMTLFELAHFIPEKPMYEQGLILIPHIATLGWGVGPGGEVVDTFPFFVVGVVHLISSAVLGFGGVYHAIRGPETLEEYSSFFGYDWKDKNKMTTILGFHLIVLGIGALLLVAKAMFFGGLYDTWAPGGGDVRVITNPTLDPTVIFGYLLKSPFGGEGWIVSVNNLEDVVGGHIWIGLICIAGGIWHILTTPFGWARRAFIWSGEAYLSYSLGALSMMGFIATCFVWFNNTVYPSEFYGPTGPEASQAQAMTFLIRDQKLGANVGSAQGPTGLGKYLMRSPTGEIIFGGETMRFWDFRGPWLEPLRGPNGLDLNKIKNDIQPWQERRAAEYMTHAPLGSLNSVGGVATEINSVNFVSPRSWLATSHFVLAFFFLVGHLWHAGRARAAAAGFEKGIDRESEPVLSMPSLD